The following DNA comes from Bacteroidota bacterium.
GCATCCCATCTCCCTCCCAGGCCTGTTTCAACAACGGCGATATCGACCTTGCTCTCCGCGAAGTACTGGAAGGCCATCGCGGTCGTTGCCTCGAAAAACGTGGCCCGGTTCTTCCGGATCTCCGGTTTCATCCGGTCGGTGTATTGAATCACCTCTTCCCGGGGTATTTTTTTTCCGTCGATCCGAATCCTCTCCTCGAAATCGACGAGGTGGGGGGATGTGTAGAGGCCTGTCCGGTAGCCGGAGGCGGTGAGGATCGAGGCGATCATTGCGGATGTGGATCCCTTGCCGTTCGTCCCTGCGAGGTGGATTGAAGGAAAGCGGCGTTCGGGGTTTCCAAGGGAGAAGAGAAGCGCGCGGATATTGTCCAGTCCGGCCTTGATGCCGAAGAACTGGAGATCAAGAAGGAACTTGAGTGTGGTATCAGCCCGGGTCAAGAGCGAAACTCCCCGCGCGAAAGATCACAACCAGCTTTGCAGGACCGAGAGTCCCTCGGGCGCGACGAGTCCCCCGGTCAATTCGCGCACGCTTCCGATCCGGTGCCGGAGGCAGTATTCGTTCAGGCCTTCGACGATTGTGACGCCCGCGGCTGGATCGACGAAATTCGCAGTCCCGACCTGGACGGCCGAAGCGCCTGCGAGCAGAAACTCAATGGCATCCCGCGCGTTCATGATTCCCCCCACGCCGATCACAGGGATCCGGACGGATTGCGAGGCCTCGTAGACTTTTGCAAGAGCCACCGGCTTGATCGCGGGACCGGAGAGCCCGCCCGTCACCGTGGAAAGTGATGGCTTCCGGGTTTCGGTGTCGATCGCCATCCCGATCAGCGTGTTGATGACCGAAAGGGCGTCCGCCCCGGCATCGGCGGCTGCGCGGGCAAAGTCCGCGATGCGTGTGACGTTCGGAGTCAGCTTGATGATGAGCGTTTTTGCCGTCAGCGCCCGGAGCCTCCGGGTAACCTCCGCCGTCATCTCACAGCTTGTCCCAAAACTGAGTCCGCCGTCCTTGACATTGGGGCACGAGACGTTGATTTCATATCCGTGGATCCCCTCCTCGAGTTCGAGCGCGGACAGAACGGCGCAGTACTCGTCGACGCTGCTTGCCGCGATGTTTGCGATCACCCTGGTCCGGAGGGTCCGGAGAAACGGGAGTTTCTCCGCGATGAACCTGCGTACGCCGATATTCGCCAGTCCGATCGAGTTGAGCATCCCCGAGGGAGTCTCGACGATGCGGCCGGGTGGGTTCCCGGCGCGGGGCTCGAGCGAGAGGGACTTTGTGATTACTCCTCCGAGGAGGTTTGCATCGACGAGGTCCCGGCATTCGTCTCCGTACCCGAACGTCCCGGATGCCGCCAGGACCGGGTTGGCGAACGAGCACGTTCCGATGTCGACCCGCAAGTCCGTCATATTAGCAGATCCTCACTTTCTTGGAGTCGAAGACCGGCCCTTCCCTGCAGATCAGAGCATACCGCTTCTCATCCCCCGCCAGCGCTACGGGGCACCCCTGGCAGAGCCCGACGCCGCAGGCCATGGGACTTTCCAGCGAGACTTGGCACGGAATCCCGAATTCCTCCGCGAGTGTTGACAGCGCCTTGAGCATGGCGTTCGGACCGCAACCGAATATCATCGGCGTATCATAGTTGTCGCGTTGAAGATGCATTTTGAGGAGGTCGACGACTGTGCCCCGAAACTCCGAGGTTCCGTCGTCGGTCGCAAGGTGGGCCCCATCCAGGAAGGAGGAAACAATCCGGCCCCGGGTGCCAGCCCCCAGGAAGGTTACGATCCGCTTTCCGCTCCGGGCGAGGTGTTTCGCCGCAAGGGGGAATGGCGCGACGCCAAGGCCGCCGCCCACGAGGAGAGCAGTTCTGAAGCCCCCCTCGCAACTGTAAGACGCGCCCAGCGGACCGATGAGATCGACGAGCTCTCCCACCTGCTTCGAAGCGAGGATTTCCGTGCCGGTCCCGCGCACGTCGAAGATGATGCTGATCTCGTTCCCGTCGGCGTGATAGACGCTGAACGGCCTCCTCAGGAGTGGAAAGTCGGATCCGCTGACTTTGATATTGACAAATTGCCCGGGTCGTACGGAGGAGGCAATTTCGGGGGAATGATAACGCTCAACGAAGATGTTGGAGACGGGATTCTCACGAGCGGTAAGGCGAGAATGAGAGTGAATCATGCGCTCCCGGTCGACATCGGTCTGATCACTCAGTTATCGTCGTCCGGGTCGGGGGCGTCGTCGTCCTCGTCGGGCGGTGTCGGCTCATCCACGTCGGTGCTGTCGATGCCGCTTCCCTGGTTGATCTCCTCTTCCAATTGCCGCGCCTTGATACGGTCGACCGCGCTCTGCTTCGGAGGCTCGAGCTCCTGCTTTTTTTGCGAGAGAGAGTCGGCAGGCTTGCCACCCGGCTCGATTTTTTTCACTTTGATGAACTGCGGCAGGTTTGCGGGATTATTCCGAACCGCCAGCTTGGGCCCCACTTCCGACGCGTAGATCGAGTTGGGAAACTCGCTTGAAAGGTGGCGATACCAGGTCGCCGCGCTGTCGTTATTCAGCAACATGGTCTCATAGAGAAATCCCACCGCGTATGTCGCCTTGGGCTTTAA
Coding sequences within:
- a CDS encoding dihydroorotate dehydrogenase, which encodes MTDLRVDIGTCSFANPVLAASGTFGYGDECRDLVDANLLGGVITKSLSLEPRAGNPPGRIVETPSGMLNSIGLANIGVRRFIAEKLPFLRTLRTRVIANIAASSVDEYCAVLSALELEEGIHGYEINVSCPNVKDGGLSFGTSCEMTAEVTRRLRALTAKTLIIKLTPNVTRIADFARAAADAGADALSVINTLIGMAIDTETRKPSLSTVTGGLSGPAIKPVALAKVYEASQSVRIPVIGVGGIMNARDAIEFLLAGASAVQVGTANFVDPAAGVTIVEGLNEYCLRHRIGSVRELTGGLVAPEGLSVLQSWL
- a CDS encoding dihydroorotate dehydrogenase electron transfer subunit, whose amino-acid sequence is MIHSHSRLTARENPVSNIFVERYHSPEIASSVRPGQFVNIKVSGSDFPLLRRPFSVYHADGNEISIIFDVRGTGTEILASKQVGELVDLIGPLGASYSCEGGFRTALLVGGGLGVAPFPLAAKHLARSGKRIVTFLGAGTRGRIVSSFLDGAHLATDDGTSEFRGTVVDLLKMHLQRDNYDTPMIFGCGPNAMLKALSTLAEEFGIPCQVSLESPMACGVGLCQGCPVALAGDEKRYALICREGPVFDSKKVRIC